In bacterium, a single window of DNA contains:
- a CDS encoding cold shock domain-containing protein: MAIGKVKWFSDAKGYGFIQTEDDPMAGKDIFVHYSEIVKDGYKSLAPGQDVEFELMDTPKGLQAKNVAPVS, encoded by the coding sequence ATGGCAATAGGAAAGGTGAAGTGGTTTAGTGATGCAAAGGGCTATGGTTTCATTCAGACTGAGGATGATCCCATGGCAGGCAAAGACATCTTTGTACATTATTCGGAGATAGTAAAAGACGGCTACAAAAGTCTTGCGCCGGGTCAGGATGTTGAGTTTGAGTTAATGGACACTCCCAAGGGTCTTCAAGCGAAGAACGTAGCACCCGTATCTTAG
- a CDS encoding tetratricopeptide repeat protein has protein sequence MLRIKTTILLCLLVFLIGGCADRDLSRISRAVGLLDSNKPHAAVNEMYAAIKSDPSRFDIYAISIDLLFKKERYHDAANIGDALLKRIKSGRLDRSLTDEELASTYVILAQVYQNVPDLQKAESAYEHALAISPDSPQLLNALGYFYADSGIKLNEALRLTKRAAALAPNDGNIIDSLGWSQYKLGQYAASINTLKRAVELQPDAAELRYHLGAAYNSVGKRDEALIELNKALVIDSNMTRAAKLIKKVQH, from the coding sequence TTGCTTCGCATTAAGACAACAATACTGCTTTGCCTGCTTGTATTTCTGATCGGCGGCTGCGCTGATCGTGATCTTTCGCGTATATCCAGGGCAGTCGGCCTGCTCGATAGTAATAAACCCCATGCCGCAGTAAATGAGATGTATGCCGCCATAAAGTCCGATCCTTCTCGGTTCGACATATATGCTATTTCCATCGACTTGCTCTTCAAAAAAGAACGCTATCATGATGCCGCTAATATTGGCGATGCGCTGCTTAAGCGTATAAAGTCTGGAAGACTTGATCGCAGTCTCACCGATGAAGAGCTTGCATCTACGTATGTCATCCTCGCTCAGGTATATCAGAATGTGCCCGATTTGCAGAAAGCCGAGTCTGCATATGAGCATGCTCTGGCCATTTCCCCTGACAGCCCTCAGCTGCTGAATGCGCTGGGTTACTTTTATGCGGATAGTGGCATCAAGCTGAATGAGGCTCTCCGACTTACAAAAAGGGCGGCAGCGCTTGCTCCGAATGATGGAAATATAATTGACAGTCTCGGTTGGAGTCAGTACAAACTCGGTCAATATGCGGCATCAATCAACACATTGAAGCGTGCGGTGGAGCTGCAGCCGGACGCTGCCGAGCTGCGCTATCACCTCGGAGCAGCATATAACAGCGTCGGCAAGCGAGATGAGGCATTAATAGAGTTGAACAAGGCATTGGTTATAGACTCTAATATGACACGTGCAGCAAAATTAATAAAAAAAGTTCAACACTAG
- a CDS encoding PfkB family carbohydrate kinase, with the protein MNLNACRAALKQFTGKRVLVLGDMMLDEHIWGNVNRISPEAPVMVVNAEDTSCMPGGAANTANNIRALGAQACVVGVVGDDEAGEKLKSTLSASGIDTSGLFVDKKRPTTRKTRVWASHRHQAVRAQVVRVDWEDKHKISAGMVKRMVDFLENVAPDIDAILLSDYDKGVVMTDTIRASIRIANEHSMLSISNAKPRNLSHFAGIDLITMNRPEAGTASGIEVEDIADADKAGRKILRSTGCRELVITLGAQGLAAFSKSGEMSLVPAIKSEVYDEAGAGDAAVSALTLALTSGLDLAGSGAIANCAGGAVVRKVGVATTTVDEIDALLCASWSQLASH; encoded by the coding sequence ATGAATTTAAACGCATGCCGTGCGGCACTAAAACAATTTACCGGCAAACGTGTGCTTGTGCTGGGTGATATGATGCTCGATGAGCACATCTGGGGAAATGTGAACCGCATTTCTCCGGAAGCTCCTGTCATGGTCGTCAATGCAGAGGACACGAGTTGCATGCCCGGCGGTGCCGCAAATACAGCCAATAATATACGTGCTTTGGGCGCACAGGCCTGTGTGGTAGGTGTCGTGGGCGATGACGAAGCCGGTGAAAAGCTCAAATCGACTCTTTCAGCATCCGGCATAGACACATCGGGTCTGTTTGTGGACAAAAAGCGTCCGACCACCCGCAAGACCCGTGTCTGGGCATCGCACCGGCATCAAGCGGTCCGCGCGCAGGTAGTGCGTGTGGATTGGGAGGACAAGCACAAGATTTCCGCAGGCATGGTCAAGCGTATGGTTGACTTTTTGGAGAATGTTGCGCCCGATATAGATGCGATCCTGCTCTCGGATTATGACAAGGGTGTGGTGATGACCGATACCATTCGCGCATCCATACGAATCGCCAATGAGCATTCCATGCTGTCTATTTCCAATGCAAAACCGCGCAATCTGTCTCATTTTGCCGGGATCGACCTTATAACTATGAACCGCCCCGAGGCAGGAACGGCGTCCGGAATAGAGGTAGAAGACATTGCCGACGCAGACAAAGCCGGGCGAAAGATACTGCGCTCCACCGGATGTCGGGAACTGGTCATCACCCTCGGTGCGCAGGGTCTTGCCGCATTCTCGAAGTCAGGTGAGATGAGCCTTGTCCCCGCGATCAAGAGTGAGGTCTATGACGAGGCCGGGGCAGGGGACGCGGCAGTGAGCGCGCTCACTCTTGCGCTGACCTCTGGTTTGGACCTGGCCGGTTCGGGTGCGATTGCCAACTGTGCTGGAGGAGCCGTCGTGAGGAAAGTCGGTGTCGCGACTACCACAGTCGATGAGATAGATGCTCTGCTCTGCGCGTCCTGGAGCCAACTTGCTTCGCATTAA
- a CDS encoding class I SAM-dependent methyltransferase codes for MESPKPIICNLCGSNVTSVLVSKGGHKVYQCGKCSLAFTWPQPEAIADQYDASYFDLYRRRRSFRLKRGDSRLRKIELIREPGRLLDIGCSLGYFVEAANTRGWCASGVEISPYASEEARKMGLDVKTGVLEDAGYRDCSFDCVTMWDVLEHVPDPTAHMIEVNRILSPGGMVVIGTPNLGHIRFRAQRENWRHLKPAEHIFYFMKSSISRLLDKTGFDLVDPPVSGGRKFPGSTGAAIRGGMARLFQLNDVLTVYGVKR; via the coding sequence GTGGAAAGTCCGAAACCTATAATTTGCAATCTCTGCGGCAGCAATGTTACGAGTGTTCTGGTGAGCAAGGGAGGCCATAAAGTATATCAGTGTGGGAAATGCTCTCTGGCATTTACCTGGCCTCAGCCGGAAGCAATAGCCGATCAATACGATGCTTCATATTTCGATCTATATCGCCGTCGCAGATCATTCAGGCTCAAGCGGGGCGACAGCCGTCTCCGCAAGATAGAATTGATAAGAGAGCCGGGCAGACTGCTTGACATAGGCTGCTCTCTGGGTTATTTTGTTGAGGCGGCGAACACCAGGGGTTGGTGCGCATCGGGTGTTGAAATTTCCCCATATGCCTCCGAGGAGGCACGCAAGATGGGGTTGGACGTAAAGACGGGCGTGCTTGAGGATGCCGGTTACCGGGACTGCTCATTCGACTGTGTGACCATGTGGGATGTATTGGAGCATGTTCCCGACCCGACTGCACACATGATCGAAGTGAACAGGATTCTATCGCCCGGTGGCATGGTAGTGATCGGGACGCCGAACCTGGGTCACATCCGGTTCAGGGCACAGCGTGAAAACTGGCGTCATTTGAAGCCCGCCGAGCATATATTCTACTTTATGAAATCCAGCATTTCGCGGCTATTGGATAAGACGGGTTTTGACCTTGTTGATCCGCCGGTGTCGGGCGGGAGAAAATTCCCTGGCAGCACGGGCGCAGCCATACGCGGCGGTATGGCGAGGCTGTTCCAGCTCAACGATGTGCTGACAGTATACGGAGTCAAAAGATGA
- a CDS encoding outer membrane lipoprotein-sorting protein: protein MRSRIPYMRILPIIGILVLILSVPSVAITSDELKAKVQAATNGLKDISMLGTVTQSNKDAIAKIDENYTRLYEFKSARVMLKLPDKMRMEGKLGMVKFEYIINGGIKIFRASPVRINKRSDYSDDPAKLQSALDVGLITSTLWDNRKVEIVEDAEAKANCEIKLQLKWPKGDMQTFIWIDKNDLWLKKLEKRDGQGDLKVRVVYSNPKNIDGIIWLPTKAEMYSSSGDKVGTTEMSDIKYNSGLPDSLFE, encoded by the coding sequence ATGAGAAGTAGAATACCATACATGCGCATCCTGCCGATCATAGGCATACTAGTGTTGATACTGTCTGTTCCATCTGTTGCAATAACAAGCGACGAGCTAAAGGCAAAAGTCCAGGCGGCGACAAATGGTCTCAAGGATATCAGCATGCTTGGCACAGTGACCCAGTCCAATAAGGATGCAATAGCCAAGATCGATGAAAACTATACCCGGCTTTATGAGTTCAAATCCGCCAGGGTTATGCTCAAGCTTCCCGACAAGATGCGGATGGAGGGCAAGCTGGGCATGGTGAAATTCGAGTACATTATAAATGGCGGCATCAAGATATTTCGTGCATCGCCCGTCAGGATAAACAAGCGGTCGGACTATTCGGACGATCCCGCCAAATTGCAGAGTGCACTGGATGTCGGGTTGATTACATCAACGCTGTGGGACAATCGTAAAGTCGAAATTGTTGAGGATGCTGAGGCAAAGGCGAACTGTGAGATTAAGCTTCAACTAAAATGGCCGAAGGGCGACATGCAGACTTTTATCTGGATCGATAAGAATGACCTCTGGCTGAAGAAGTTGGAGAAGCGCGACGGGCAGGGTGATCTCAAGGTTAGGGTAGTATATTCCAACCCCAAGAATATCGACGGGATCATATGGCTGCCGACAAAGGCGGAGATGTATTCCTCCAGCGGTGACAAGGTCGGCACGACCGAGATGAGCGACATCAAATACAATTCCGGCCTGCCTGATTCGTTGTTTGAGTAA
- a CDS encoding glycosyltransferase family 2 protein yields MGISALVLTYNEEARIARCLESLTFADELIVLDSHSTDKTLDIAKEYTSNISKRKFTGFSDQKSAAIELAKEDWILIIDADEVVSKELASEIVAAAETDEFGAYKMPRTTSFLGKCIRHCGWYPDYQLRLVRRDKACIPHRLVHETLDYNGPVGTLEHPIIHYSYDTMADYCRKMVLYTRAAAQQKYNEGRRFHIVDLLYRPWHSFIKMYVFRQGFLDGVHGLVLCGLTACSSLLRYAYLWELCSQGPSNEDQVDEK; encoded by the coding sequence ATGGGAATTTCTGCATTGGTTCTTACGTATAATGAGGAAGCAAGGATCGCGCGGTGTCTAGAGAGCTTGACATTTGCCGATGAACTTATCGTACTCGATTCCCACAGCACCGACAAAACGCTGGATATAGCCAAAGAATACACAAGCAATATTTCCAAAAGGAAATTTACCGGGTTTTCAGACCAGAAGAGTGCGGCAATCGAGCTTGCCAAAGAAGATTGGATATTGATAATTGATGCCGATGAAGTAGTCTCAAAAGAGCTTGCTTCCGAAATCGTTGCGGCAGCAGAGACCGATGAGTTTGGTGCCTACAAGATGCCTCGCACCACATCATTCTTGGGAAAATGTATTCGCCACTGCGGTTGGTATCCCGATTATCAGCTCAGACTGGTAAGACGCGATAAGGCTTGCATACCGCATAGGCTGGTGCATGAGACGCTTGACTATAACGGGCCTGTCGGCACTCTGGAACACCCGATTATTCATTACAGCTATGATACGATGGCGGACTATTGCCGCAAAATGGTTTTATACACCAGAGCGGCCGCCCAGCAGAAGTATAATGAAGGCCGCAGGTTTCATATTGTGGATTTGCTGTACAGGCCGTGGCACTCATTTATAAAAATGTATGTCTTTCGTCAGGGTTTTCTGGATGGCGTACATGGTTTGGTCTTATGCGGTCTTACGGCATGTTCGTCTCTGCTGCGTTATGCATATTTGTGGGAATTGTGTTCGCAAGGCCCATCGAACGAGGATCAAGTTGATGAGAAGTAG
- a CDS encoding glycosyltransferase family 4 protein, whose protein sequence is MDKKLKTLHVDSEMSWGGGQRQVSGLCTYLRDWGHDVKLVCRPGSKLQKWADENGFASFPVEMKSILSVSAVLSIRSIIARERPDIVHMHSSRAHVLGSAAARLAGIGIALATRRNDDIVKMLWPNTDAYGRWTKAIIAISDSVHYKLVLSGVEPSKIRVIQSGTDVDRFEHAVGDPNLRERLGIDPSAFIICCAASLAECKGIRYLIEAASLVKRKVHLIIAGDGEQRDMLEALTRDKGVSASFTGFCSDMPGLLAVTDAFVMPSLAEGLGVAALEAMAAGKPVIASAVGGLRESVQDCVTGYLVPPADPKSLADAIDKLIDDPEQARRFGEAGRARVRENFSLENMAHKNESLYYELLGM, encoded by the coding sequence ATGGACAAAAAACTCAAGACGCTTCATGTGGATTCCGAGATGTCATGGGGCGGCGGTCAGAGACAGGTATCCGGGCTTTGCACCTATCTTCGCGACTGGGGGCATGACGTCAAGCTGGTCTGCAGACCCGGCTCCAAACTTCAGAAGTGGGCTGATGAGAACGGTTTTGCATCTTTTCCTGTCGAGATGAAGTCTATCCTGTCGGTGAGTGCAGTTCTGTCGATTCGTTCGATAATAGCCCGGGAGCGTCCTGATATTGTCCATATGCACAGTTCACGCGCGCATGTCCTCGGTTCTGCCGCCGCGAGATTGGCAGGTATTGGTATAGCGTTGGCGACCAGGCGCAACGATGATATAGTGAAAATGCTCTGGCCGAATACTGATGCTTACGGACGATGGACAAAGGCGATCATTGCAATATCTGATTCTGTGCACTATAAGCTGGTGCTTTCCGGCGTAGAGCCGTCAAAGATCAGGGTCATTCAAAGTGGGACGGATGTCGACCGTTTCGAGCATGCAGTCGGCGATCCAAATCTGCGAGAGCGGCTTGGAATCGATCCGTCTGCATTTATAATATGTTGTGCCGCGAGCCTTGCGGAGTGCAAAGGAATCCGCTATCTCATTGAAGCGGCCAGTCTTGTCAAGAGAAAGGTTCATCTGATAATTGCAGGTGATGGCGAGCAGCGTGATATGCTTGAAGCATTGACGCGCGATAAAGGAGTTTCGGCTTCGTTCACAGGTTTTTGTTCCGATATGCCGGGTCTTCTCGCGGTGACTGATGCGTTCGTGATGCCTTCGCTGGCTGAAGGTTTGGGTGTCGCTGCATTGGAAGCGATGGCTGCCGGAAAACCGGTCATTGCCAGTGCTGTCGGCGGTCTGCGTGAGTCCGTGCAGGATTGTGTCACGGGCTATCTGGTTCCTCCTGCCGATCCCAAAAGCCTGGCGGATGCGATAGACAAATTGATCGATGATCCCGAGCAGGCGAGGCGATTTGGCGAAGCCGGACGGGCAAGAGTGCGCGAAAACTTCAGTCTAGAAAATATGGCGCACAAAAATGAATCGTTGTATTACGAACTGTTGGGCATGTGA
- a CDS encoding glycosyltransferase family 9 protein yields MKIICFHLNQVGDLAFSLPALKCLRDSFRDAHITSVARPNCCSLLTATGLIDNVLPRNRGINLNKLMLAGRIMAARYDLAVVFSQSADCAVLAYLSGAKRRVGFVNTSLGSLLTEQVSFTHPPSTQNNLNLIAALGCEITSHDYSGLLKLTEDQCAAGDNVLARHGISAEDKIVAFAPGTSDRRSVKEWTDEGYAKVGRHLIDRGYKVVVLGTIPAVEITSLCESIVDLSAATSLDEAAGILNRCLTLVAVDSGMLHLAAALGKKVVGLYGPSNWQVTGPQGEGHKLVISGEECSPCMQTVCKFGRKCMTNIDVQEVISCVESIIAVEAG; encoded by the coding sequence ATGAAGATCATCTGCTTTCATCTCAACCAGGTAGGCGACCTTGCTTTTTCACTACCGGCCTTAAAGTGCCTGCGCGACTCTTTTCGCGATGCGCATATTACCAGCGTAGCAAGACCGAACTGCTGCAGTCTGCTCACCGCAACCGGCCTTATAGACAACGTGTTGCCAAGGAATAGAGGCATAAACCTAAACAAACTTATGCTCGCTGGGCGCATCATGGCCGCACGATATGACCTGGCTGTCGTGTTTTCGCAGAGTGCGGATTGCGCCGTACTTGCATATCTGAGTGGTGCGAAGAGACGAGTTGGTTTTGTAAACACATCTCTCGGCTCTTTGTTGACCGAGCAGGTGAGCTTTACACATCCGCCCTCGACGCAAAACAATCTCAATTTGATTGCCGCCTTGGGCTGCGAGATCACATCACATGATTATTCGGGACTGCTCAAGTTGACAGAAGATCAATGTGCGGCGGGAGATAATGTGCTCGCAAGGCATGGCATTTCGGCTGAAGACAAGATTGTCGCATTTGCCCCGGGCACTTCAGACAGACGCAGCGTAAAGGAATGGACGGATGAAGGTTACGCAAAGGTCGGCCGGCATCTTATAGACAGGGGATATAAGGTAGTAGTATTGGGGACTATCCCGGCAGTGGAGATTACAAGCCTATGTGAGTCCATAGTAGACTTGAGTGCAGCGACATCTCTTGATGAGGCTGCAGGAATTTTGAACAGATGCTTGACTCTTGTTGCGGTGGATTCCGGGATGCTGCATTTGGCCGCAGCGCTGGGAAAGAAAGTGGTTGGTCTGTATGGTCCATCAAACTGGCAAGTCACTGGGCCGCAGGGTGAGGGTCATAAGTTGGTGATATCGGGCGAGGAGTGCAGTCCATGCATGCAGACCGTGTGTAAGTTTGGGCGAAAATGCATGACAAACATAGACGTGCAAGAAGTGATTTCGTGCGTTGAATCCATAATCGCTGTTGAGGCAGGCTAG
- a CDS encoding glycosyltransferase family 9 protein, whose translation MPADVPKRILIVKLSAIGDVLMATPAARAVRQAYPDSYIAWVVERKSADIVLGNPYLDEVIVWERTKGHGPISGACRFIKSMSGLSRELKSRNFDVCVDLQGLLRSAGVCLVSGAKRRIGFADGAECSVCLYHERYDPGGDDVNAQQRNLDLLQKIGVRSTDTAMYMPVGDDDRSFAAGFFGDNELDTEKVVGFCPATTWANKHWTPEGWSQVADMLWLRHGARSLIFGSKTDIPLAQQISDNAECKPVISAGQTSLKQAGALMEKCAAVIGVDTGLLHMSVALDRPTVGLFGASAWRCFQKKPNFVWVAKDFPCSPCRRHPTCKNVDCMQAITAEDVVSAVAPLIA comes from the coding sequence ATGCCCGCTGATGTGCCAAAGAGGATATTGATTGTAAAACTGAGCGCAATAGGCGATGTGTTGATGGCGACTCCAGCCGCGCGTGCAGTACGTCAGGCCTATCCAGACAGCTACATCGCATGGGTTGTCGAACGCAAGTCAGCCGATATCGTGCTCGGAAACCCATATTTGGATGAAGTGATTGTCTGGGAGCGAACCAAGGGTCATGGTCCGATCAGCGGCGCATGCCGCTTCATTAAGTCTATGTCCGGCCTGAGTAGAGAACTCAAATCACGCAATTTCGATGTCTGTGTTGACTTGCAGGGGCTGCTTCGCAGTGCAGGCGTATGTCTGGTTTCCGGGGCGAAAAGGAGAATAGGTTTTGCGGATGGTGCGGAGTGCAGCGTATGCCTGTATCATGAGAGATATGACCCTGGCGGCGACGACGTGAACGCCCAGCAGCGCAATCTTGACTTATTGCAAAAAATAGGTGTCCGCTCGACCGATACGGCCATGTATATGCCTGTTGGTGATGATGACCGATCTTTTGCAGCCGGTTTTTTTGGTGATAATGAGCTTGACACCGAAAAGGTGGTCGGCTTTTGCCCCGCCACGACATGGGCAAACAAGCACTGGACACCTGAGGGCTGGTCACAAGTGGCGGATATGTTATGGCTGCGTCATGGCGCACGGTCATTGATTTTCGGCTCCAAGACCGATATCCCACTCGCACAACAGATTTCTGACAATGCCGAGTGCAAACCGGTCATAAGCGCAGGTCAGACTTCGCTCAAACAGGCGGGAGCGCTTATGGAGAAGTGCGCAGCCGTGATAGGTGTAGACACGGGACTCCTGCATATGTCTGTCGCGCTCGACCGACCGACCGTAGGCCTCTTCGGTGCGAGCGCATGGCGTTGTTTTCAGAAGAAGCCGAATTTTGTGTGGGTTGCAAAGGACTTTCCATGCAGCCCATGCCGCAGGCATCCGACCTGCAAAAATGTCGACTGCATGCAGGCCATAACTGCCGAAGACGTCGTGAGCGCGGTTGCGCCGCTGATAGCGTAG
- a CDS encoding lysophospholipid acyltransferase family protein produces the protein MLIESKVRVRRLPPKKRLIKLIGRITFWCMTKTAGLLRPWSVRLIGQTLGSAFYQLSSRYRNVALKNLRSVYADNKSEEEIQVIAKEVFKHFSQAAVEFFYLISLSRDRIDSMIDLQDGEHISSVLSEGKGCIILTAHYGNWELLARKLVILGYKVNVIARDSDDPGMTGITERIREDGGYRVFDRDQPIIGAFRALKNNEILGILPDQNDSSGIFVDFFGRPSKTATGTAVLSLKSGAPIVPVFARRVNGGKYQAKVYPRIEYMPTGDHERDVCNLTELVNAAIEHEIRSNPSQWLWLHDRWKLSPSVSAASTMPGKESPNAR, from the coding sequence TTGCTAATCGAATCAAAAGTAAGGGTACGCAGACTTCCGCCAAAGAAGCGGTTGATTAAGCTAATAGGCCGCATCACGTTTTGGTGTATGACCAAAACAGCAGGTCTGTTGAGGCCGTGGTCGGTCAGGCTCATCGGACAGACTCTCGGCTCGGCGTTTTATCAGCTTTCCAGCCGATATCGAAACGTTGCCTTGAAAAACCTCAGGAGCGTCTACGCGGATAACAAGAGCGAAGAGGAAATACAGGTTATCGCCAAAGAAGTGTTCAAGCACTTCTCGCAGGCTGCAGTCGAATTTTTCTATTTGATTTCCCTGAGCCGAGACCGAATCGATTCGATGATTGACCTCCAGGACGGCGAGCATATAAGTTCGGTTTTGTCTGAGGGAAAAGGCTGCATTATCCTCACCGCTCATTACGGCAACTGGGAGCTTCTTGCGCGTAAGCTGGTAATACTCGGCTATAAGGTGAATGTCATCGCGCGCGACAGTGATGATCCGGGCATGACCGGTATAACGGAACGCATCCGCGAGGACGGCGGTTATCGAGTTTTTGACCGGGATCAGCCAATCATAGGCGCATTCAGGGCGCTTAAGAATAATGAGATTTTGGGGATCCTGCCCGATCAGAATGACAGCAGTGGTATATTTGTAGATTTCTTCGGCAGGCCGTCAAAGACTGCAACCGGCACGGCGGTTTTATCGTTAAAGTCAGGCGCTCCGATAGTGCCCGTGTTTGCACGCAGAGTCAACGGAGGCAAGTACCAGGCAAAGGTCTATCCGCGCATTGAGTATATGCCCACGGGTGACCATGAGCGCGATGTTTGCAATCTGACTGAACTGGTCAATGCAGCAATCGAGCATGAGATACGCTCCAACCCGTCACAGTGGCTCTGGCTGCATGACCGATGGAAACTGTCTCCGTCTGTCTCAGCAGCTTCGACAATGCCCGGAAAGGAATCGCCCAATGCCCGCTGA
- the lpxK gene encoding tetraacyldisaccharide 4'-kinase has translation MTKDYIERVIVGEDRGALSWLIRGALWLLSIIYRAGLAVYLWLYSLGIRKRYALSVPVISVGNLTFGGTGKTPAVQTICRLLVQSGKKVVILSRGHGGSAKGALIVSDGKHVSASASEAGDEPVLLALSLPGVPVVVGKDRRVSGKLAVEEFSPDVIVLDDGLQYWQLHRDLDIVLVSAAKPFGSGFVMPMGDLRESVNGLKRAGVVLLNTDGATDIESVEQRIRRIAPGVDIYRCRRTPESFVRISDGEQLALDWVKGRRVLAFCGIGKPQSFIDMLESLGAIVVKQLVFSDHHEYSHEDISLIESERSSSSAEAIVTTQKDLARLGELVRINNLHILVIRLEVEDNIRFANRIKSKGTQTSAKEAVD, from the coding sequence ATGACTAAGGACTATATAGAACGTGTAATAGTCGGCGAAGACAGGGGCGCACTGTCCTGGTTGATCCGAGGTGCTCTGTGGCTTCTGTCAATAATATATCGAGCCGGTCTGGCAGTCTATCTTTGGCTATACTCACTCGGCATCAGAAAGAGATATGCCCTGAGTGTGCCTGTGATAAGTGTCGGCAATCTGACGTTCGGCGGCACCGGCAAGACTCCGGCGGTCCAGACCATATGCCGCCTGCTCGTTCAAAGTGGGAAAAAGGTGGTTATCCTGTCGCGCGGGCATGGCGGGTCTGCGAAAGGCGCATTGATTGTCTCAGACGGCAAGCATGTGTCGGCAAGTGCTTCAGAGGCAGGTGACGAGCCTGTTCTGCTTGCTCTGAGCCTGCCGGGCGTGCCGGTTGTTGTGGGAAAAGACAGGCGGGTCAGCGGGAAACTGGCTGTCGAAGAGTTTAGTCCTGATGTAATTGTGCTCGATGATGGCCTGCAGTATTGGCAGCTTCACCGCGATCTTGATATAGTATTAGTGAGCGCGGCAAAGCCCTTCGGCAGCGGGTTTGTGATGCCTATGGGCGATCTGCGCGAAAGTGTGAATGGTCTCAAGCGCGCGGGCGTAGTGCTGCTGAATACCGACGGAGCCACTGACATAGAATCTGTCGAACAGCGCATCAGGCGTATTGCTCCGGGGGTCGATATATATCGGTGTCGGCGCACGCCTGAGAGTTTTGTTCGCATCTCTGATGGCGAGCAGCTTGCTCTGGACTGGGTAAAAGGCCGCAGGGTATTGGCATTTTGCGGTATAGGTAAGCCCCAGTCGTTTATAGATATGCTCGAATCGCTGGGTGCCATAGTCGTCAAGCAGCTTGTATTTTCGGACCATCATGAATATTCGCACGAGGATATATCTCTGATCGAAAGTGAGCGCAGTTCATCGTCTGCCGAGGCCATTGTGACCACTCAGAAAGACCTCGCTCGACTGGGTGAGCTTGTTCGTATCAACAACTTGCACATACTCGTGATCAGACTCGAAGTTGAGGATAACATTCGTTTTGCTAATCGAATCAAAAGTAAGGGTACGCAGACTTCCGCCAAAGAAGCGGTTGATTAA